The DNA sequence TGGCGGGCGTAGCCCGCCGCGTCCTCGGGGCTGACAAGGCCCTCGCCGACGCCGACCTTGCCCGTGGCGGGCAGGACGCCGTCGACGAACGGGAGCTGGCCCGAGGTGTAGACGTAGGCGCCGCTGCGCACGGCCGGGACGTACGCCGCGACGGGCGCGGCGACGTCGGGCAGCGTGACGCCCAACTCGGCGAGCCGGTCCTCGACGCTCATCAGCGCTCACCCGCCGGGCGCTTGAGGTAGGCCACCAGGCCCGTCCCATCCGGTCCAGGAACCACCTGCACCAGCTCCCAACCGTCGGCGCCCCATTGGTCGAGGATCGCCTTGGTGTTGTGGATCAGCAGGGGGATCGTCGCGTATTCCCACGTCGTGGCCATGCGCCCCAAGATAGTCGCGCGGCGGCGTCCCGAGCGCGGCGGGCACGCCGTCCGGCCACCCACCACGCCTTTCCACAGGACCTGCACACGTGATCGAGCGCCTGCGCGACGCCGTCCGGACCCCACCACGTACCCTGGCACGCATGGCAGGTGGAAGAGTCGCGAGCCCGCACGAGCCCCGAAGAATCACCCGGACGGTCCCCGCGACCCAACTGGTCGCGCTCCTGCTGGCCTTCGTGCTCCTGGCCACCGCGGGCGGCGTGCTCGCCGCCGGCCTCACCCTGCCGTTCGCGGCCGCAGCGAACACCGCGACCGACCAGACGATCACCCTGTTCGACGAGGTTCCCGACGAGCTCAAGCCCGGGCCGCTGTCCCAGGCCTCGACCGTCTACTCCGCCAACGGCGCCACGCTGGCCACCTTCTACGCGCAGAACCGCATCGTCGTGCCGCTGGCCGACGTCTCCGAGGTGATGCGCAACGCCGTCGTCGCGATCGAGGACCAGCGCTTCTACGAGCACGGCGGCGTCGACCCCCAGGGCATCCTGCGCGCCGCCGTCAACAACCTGCAGCGCGGCGCCAAGCAGGGCGCCTCGACACTCACGCAGCAGTACGTCAAGAACGTGCTCATCGACCAGGCCGAACAGTCGGGTGACCCGTTCGGCGTCATCGACGCCAACGAGGACACCAACGCGCGCAAGGTGCGCGAGATGAAGTACGCCATCGCGCTCGAGAAGTCGATGACCAAGGACGAGATCCTTCAGGGGTACCTCAACGTCGCGCAGTTCGGCGCCAACAGCATCTACGGCGTCGAGACCGCCGCGCGGTACTTCTTCAACAAGTCGGCCAAGGACCTCACGCTCGTCGAGGCGGCGACCATCGCCGGCATCACCAAGGCGCCGAGCAAGTTCGACCCGACCCGCAACCCCGACCTGGCCGAGGAGCGCCGCAACCTCGTGCTCAACAAGATGTGGCAGCTCGGCTACATCGAGACGCGCGACGAGTGGCAGGACGCCCGCAACACCCCCATCGCCGACACCCTGCACGTCACCCCGGTGCCCGTGGGATGCCAGGCCGCCGAGGGCTCCGCGTTCTTCTGCTCCTACGTGATCGCGACCATCATGAACAGCCCCGAGTTCGGTGAGACGCAGGACGACCGCCGCGAACTGCTCTACCGCGGCGGCCTCAAGATCACCACGACGCTCGACCCCGACAAGCAGGCCGCGGCCGCGCAGCAGGTCAGCGCCCACGTGCCCAACGGCAACACCGCCGGACTGGAGGCCGCGATCGTCTCGGTCGAGCCGGGCACCGGCAAGATCCTCGCGATGGCGCAGAACGTGCCGTACGACCCGAGCACCGACCCCGAGCCCGGCACCACGGCGGTCAACTACGCCGCCGACCCCGCCCATGGCGCGTCCAAGGGGTTCCAGCCCGGATCGAACTTCAAGCCGTTCGTGCTGGCCGAGTGGCTCAAGGAGGGCCACACCCTCAACGAGGTGGTCAGCGCGAACAAGGTCAAGCGCCTGCAGACCACGTGGCACGCGTCGTGCCGCGGCCCGTTCTCCAGCCGCCAGGCGGACGCGTGGGGGCCGGCGAACTCCGACGGCTCCGGCAGCGGCAGCATGTCGGTGCTCAAGGCCACCTACAACTCGGTCAACACCGCTTACGCGACCATGTCGACCCAGCTCGACCTGTGCAGCCTGCGCGACACCGCCTGGAGCATGGGCTTTAGGCCCACGACCAAGCCCGGGTCCGCCCCGGGCGAGGGCGCCAGCACGCTGTACAACCCCACCAAGGACGACATCTTCGTCACGCCGTCGATGATCATCGGCACGCAGACGACGTCGCCGCTCCAGCTCGCCTCCGCGTTCGCGACGCTCGCGAGCAACGGCACCTACTGCTCGCCGATCGCCATCACCGAGGTGGTCTCGCCCGACGGCACGCAACTGCCGGTGCCGTCGGCGAACTGCGACCCCAACGCCCTGCCGAGCAACATCGCCTCGACCGTCGTGTACGCCATGAAGAACGTCCTGACGATGGGCACCGCGCGCGGCAACGGCCTCGCGAACGGCCACATCGCCGCGGGCAAGACCGGCACCAACAACGAGTCCTCGCAGACGTGGTTCACCGGGTTCACGCCTCAGCTCGTCACCTCCGTGTGGGTCGGCGAGGCGACCGGCGAGGTCTCGCACCTCAACATCGACTTCAACGGCCGGCGCATCCGACCGCTGTACGGCAGCACGCTCGCCGCGCCGCTGTGGAAGGACTACATGGACCAGGCGCTCGCGAACGCGCCCGTCGTCGACTTCCCGGCCGCGGACCCCGCGCTGATCGGCACGCCGCCCGCGCCGCCCAAGCCCACCGAGCCGCCCGCCGAACCACAGGACGGCGCCGGTGACGGCGACGGGGCGGGCGCGAGCGCCGAGAGCAACTCGCTGACGAACTGGCTCGACGGGATCGGCGGCGCGAGCCACGGCGCCGGGCACGGCAACGGCAACGGAGGCGGACGCTGAACGCCCCAGCGGCGCGCCGGGCACTGGGCGTCGTCGCAGGAGTCCTCGCCACCGGCGCGGCCGGGCTGACCTACGCGTACGCCGAGACCAAGTTGTTCACGGTGCGGCACGTGAGCGTTCCCGTGCTGCCCGAGGGGCAACCCGACGTGCGTGTGCTGCACATCAGCGACCTGCATGTGACGCCGCGCCAACACCGCAAACTCGACTGGATCCGGTCGCTCGCCGACCTGCGCCCCGACCTCGTCATCGACACCGGCGACAACCTGGCCCACGTCGACGCCGTCGAGCCGCTGCTCGACGCGCTCGGCCCGCTGCTCGCGTCGGCGCCGGGCGCGTTCGTCATGGGCTCCAACGACTACTGGGCGCCCTCCCCCAAGAACCCCGCCCGCTATCTGCGACCCGACTCGCGCGGCCACCGCGGACAGCTCACGCCCCTGCCGTGGAACCGCCTCACCGCCGCCTTCACCGCCGCGGGGTGGAAAGACCTCGACAACCGGCGCGACGCCGTCGAGCTCGCCGACGGGCGCACGCTGACGTTCGTGGGCACCGACGACCCGCACATGGACCTCGACGTCATGCCGCCGCGACCGGCGGGCACCGGGCTGTCGGGCGTGACCGACGGTGTCGCTGTCGGCGCCGACGGCGCCGTGCTGCACGTGGGGGTGACGCACGCCCCCTACAAGCGGGTGCTCGACG is a window from the Xylanimonas ulmi genome containing:
- a CDS encoding DUF4177 domain-containing protein translates to MATTWEYATIPLLIHNTKAILDQWGADGWELVQVVPGPDGTGLVAYLKRPAGER
- a CDS encoding transglycosylase domain-containing protein, coding for MAGGRVASPHEPRRITRTVPATQLVALLLAFVLLATAGGVLAAGLTLPFAAAANTATDQTITLFDEVPDELKPGPLSQASTVYSANGATLATFYAQNRIVVPLADVSEVMRNAVVAIEDQRFYEHGGVDPQGILRAAVNNLQRGAKQGASTLTQQYVKNVLIDQAEQSGDPFGVIDANEDTNARKVREMKYAIALEKSMTKDEILQGYLNVAQFGANSIYGVETAARYFFNKSAKDLTLVEAATIAGITKAPSKFDPTRNPDLAEERRNLVLNKMWQLGYIETRDEWQDARNTPIADTLHVTPVPVGCQAAEGSAFFCSYVIATIMNSPEFGETQDDRRELLYRGGLKITTTLDPDKQAAAAQQVSAHVPNGNTAGLEAAIVSVEPGTGKILAMAQNVPYDPSTDPEPGTTAVNYAADPAHGASKGFQPGSNFKPFVLAEWLKEGHTLNEVVSANKVKRLQTTWHASCRGPFSSRQADAWGPANSDGSGSGSMSVLKATYNSVNTAYATMSTQLDLCSLRDTAWSMGFRPTTKPGSAPGEGASTLYNPTKDDIFVTPSMIIGTQTTSPLQLASAFATLASNGTYCSPIAITEVVSPDGTQLPVPSANCDPNALPSNIASTVVYAMKNVLTMGTARGNGLANGHIAAGKTGTNNESSQTWFTGFTPQLVTSVWVGEATGEVSHLNIDFNGRRIRPLYGSTLAAPLWKDYMDQALANAPVVDFPAADPALIGTPPAPPKPTEPPAEPQDGAGDGDGAGASAESNSLTNWLDGIGGASHGAGHGNGNGGGR
- a CDS encoding metallophosphoesterase encodes the protein MNAPAARRALGVVAGVLATGAAGLTYAYAETKLFTVRHVSVPVLPEGQPDVRVLHISDLHVTPRQHRKLDWIRSLADLRPDLVIDTGDNLAHVDAVEPLLDALGPLLASAPGAFVMGSNDYWAPSPKNPARYLRPDSRGHRGQLTPLPWNRLTAAFTAAGWKDLDNRRDAVELADGRTLTFVGTDDPHMDLDVMPPRPAGTGLSGVTDGVAVGADGAVLHVGVTHAPYKRVLDDLRADGAELILAGHTHGGQLRVPGFGALVTNCDLDRRRASGLHGWPGARPDSPAGAGSVWLHVSAGAGTSPYTPVRFACRPEATLLTLTAH